From Bacteroidota bacterium, a single genomic window includes:
- a CDS encoding DEAD/DEAH box helicase, with amino-acid sequence MTSFVQTVDDIFSESGALSKLKEFEYRPQQRQMAVAVAEALESGRHLIVEAPTGVGKSLAYLIPAVLYARKEKRKAVISTHTKNLQEQLFRKDITIVRGVLGEKEVHAVVLKGRRNYLCTTRLARSMASTGSLFNDGEQDQLRRIFEWSHETPDGDMENLGFTPAPNVWDMVCSEKGICSSTVCGFTCFFQRTKEKVRAANLVIINHALFFTLMALQESEEGFIFPNDFVIFDEAHTLEAVAGIGIGKNISRYQILSTIHKLWNSKTKRGLFAKQKKAIRALCEETEEKVLEFFETIRTAAQTLMESSSPSNDVRIRRPYFIQDSLTAGLVHLEKEAEKIQSTLKHEFERNEVTAARRALWEAQVLVGEFLEQPKFDFTYWVELGTGRSGNVTLCASPSNIADAIGPKLFRNDTSVVMTSATLAVNNSLDYFQRRIGGVGVGSLILDSPFSHHTQMKLFIARDIPEPDAEGFANALPQWIMRSVDRSGGKALVLFTSTVLMRTTAKQLAGEFDDRGIKLLVQGIDRQRHDLLQEFKRDVHSVLFGLDSFWQGVDVPGEALEHVIITRLPFAAPNHPLIEAKLEEIARRAGNSFMEYTLPEAVLKFRQGFGRLLRSTSDRGMVTILDSRVLKKRYGSVFLSSIPKCPVEILIHNGESAFFQDNEW; translated from the coding sequence ATGACTTCCTTCGTTCAAACCGTCGACGATATTTTCTCGGAATCGGGAGCCCTCTCGAAACTGAAGGAATTTGAATACCGTCCCCAGCAGCGGCAGATGGCGGTGGCGGTTGCCGAAGCATTGGAATCCGGGAGGCATCTCATCGTTGAAGCACCGACGGGCGTCGGAAAATCTTTGGCTTATCTCATTCCCGCCGTTCTCTATGCCAGAAAGGAAAAACGCAAGGCCGTCATCTCCACGCACACAAAGAATCTGCAAGAGCAACTCTTCCGCAAGGATATCACAATCGTGCGGGGAGTTTTGGGCGAGAAGGAAGTTCATGCGGTTGTGCTGAAAGGAAGGCGGAACTATCTCTGCACAACACGTCTTGCCCGGTCAATGGCATCAACCGGTTCGCTGTTCAACGACGGCGAGCAGGATCAGCTTCGCCGCATTTTCGAATGGTCGCACGAAACACCCGACGGCGACATGGAGAACCTCGGCTTTACGCCTGCGCCGAATGTCTGGGATATGGTCTGTTCCGAAAAAGGGATATGCAGCTCGACCGTCTGCGGGTTTACCTGTTTCTTCCAGCGAACGAAAGAGAAGGTTCGTGCCGCCAATCTCGTCATCATCAATCACGCCCTCTTCTTCACACTCATGGCATTGCAGGAATCGGAGGAAGGGTTCATCTTCCCGAACGACTTCGTGATATTCGATGAGGCGCACACGCTCGAAGCGGTGGCAGGAATCGGCATCGGCAAGAACATCTCACGCTATCAGATTCTTTCCACCATTCACAAGCTGTGGAACAGCAAAACAAAGAGGGGGTTGTTTGCAAAGCAGAAGAAAGCGATTCGTGCGCTCTGTGAAGAGACAGAGGAGAAAGTGTTAGAGTTTTTTGAAACAATCCGTACGGCAGCACAGACGTTGATGGAATCTTCTTCTCCCTCCAACGACGTGCGGATCCGCAGGCCGTACTTCATACAGGATTCTCTCACCGCCGGGCTTGTGCATTTGGAAAAGGAGGCAGAGAAAATCCAGTCAACGCTGAAACATGAGTTCGAAAGGAATGAAGTAACCGCCGCCCGTCGGGCATTGTGGGAGGCCCAAGTATTGGTCGGAGAGTTTCTTGAACAACCCAAGTTCGATTTCACCTATTGGGTGGAACTCGGCACCGGCAGATCGGGCAACGTGACGCTCTGCGCGTCCCCTTCCAATATCGCTGATGCCATCGGGCCGAAACTCTTTCGCAATGACACTTCTGTTGTCATGACAAGCGCGACACTTGCCGTCAACAACTCCCTCGACTATTTTCAACGACGCATCGGCGGAGTCGGTGTCGGCAGCCTCATACTCGATTCACCGTTCAGCCATCATACACAGATGAAACTCTTCATTGCGCGGGATATTCCCGAACCGGACGCGGAGGGCTTTGCGAACGCATTGCCGCAGTGGATCATGCGGAGCGTTGACCGCTCCGGCGGAAAAGCCCTTGTGCTGTTTACAAGCACGGTGCTTATGCGCACGACGGCGAAACAGCTTGCAGGCGAGTTTGACGATCGGGGGATCAAACTTCTTGTGCAGGGAATCGACCGTCAACGGCATGATTTGTTGCAGGAATTCAAACGTGATGTACACTCCGTCTTGTTCGGCCTTGACAGCTTCTGGCAAGGTGTCGATGTTCCCGGCGAAGCATTGGAACACGTGATCATTACACGGCTGCCGTTCGCTGCTCCGAATCATCCGTTGATTGAGGCGAAGCTCGAGGAGATTGCGCGTCGCGCCGGTAATTCGTTCATGGAGTACACGCTTCCCGAAGCGGTGTTGAAGTTCCGGCAAGGGTTCGGGCGTTTACTTCGTTCAACTTCGGATCGGGGAATGGTGACAATTCTTGATTCACGCGTTCTGAAAAAACGTTACGGAAGCGTCTTTCTTTCTTCAATTCCAAAATGTCCGGTGGAAATTCTTATTCACAACGGCGAGTCTGCGTTCTTTCAGGATAATGAATGGTGA
- a CDS encoding acyl-CoA thioesterase, producing the protein MSLPFETELTFEVKSYDVDFVGYVHNAVYVRWLEDLRNTMLAGHYPLERFVQEGNSPILTRTTIEYKRPLRLFDTFTGRVWVTQLGGVRWGVSHEMIHNGQIAATAEQSGIFISLKTHRPVAVPQELLDKFHAFSSQ; encoded by the coding sequence ATGTCTCTTCCCTTTGAAACCGAACTCACATTTGAAGTAAAATCCTACGATGTGGACTTTGTCGGCTACGTTCACAATGCGGTGTACGTTCGCTGGCTGGAGGATTTGCGTAACACGATGCTTGCCGGTCACTATCCGTTGGAGCGGTTCGTACAGGAAGGCAATTCCCCGATTCTTACACGCACAACGATTGAATACAAGAGGCCGCTCCGGCTGTTTGACACATTCACAGGGAGAGTCTGGGTAACGCAATTGGGCGGCGTCAGGTGGGGAGTATCGCACGAAATGATCCACAACGGGCAGATCGCCGCAACGGCTGAACAATCCGGGATCTTTATCAGTCTGAAAACGCATCGTCCGGTTGCCGTGCCGCAGGAGTTGCTGGACAAGTTTCACGCATTTTCATCTCAATGA
- a CDS encoding toxin-antitoxin system HicB family antitoxin, which produces MSEISIKIPDSLHQRVKELAAKDSLPVEEFLASAIAELLTEEYFEKRARIGDRQKFEAAMKKVRNVEPLEYDRP; this is translated from the coding sequence ATGAGCGAAATAAGCATCAAAATACCCGATTCGCTTCATCAGCGCGTCAAGGAACTTGCCGCAAAAGATTCACTTCCTGTTGAGGAATTCCTCGCTTCAGCAATCGCAGAATTGTTGACAGAAGAATATTTTGAGAAGCGGGCACGAATCGGGGACCGGCAGAAATTCGAGGCCGCGATGAAGAAAGTCAGGAATGTCGAACCGCTTGAGTATGATCGGCCCTGA
- a CDS encoding putative toxin-antitoxin system toxin component, PIN family codes for MASPLRIVIDTNVIVAALWSKRGASNRLLTLLGDQRFVINLSVPLLIEYEEATKRLAYELELTYEAIDDILNYINSASEHRSIFYLWRSFLRDKKDELVLEVAVESESRYIVTYNKRDFVGVENFGIQVVTPAEFLQIIGEGT; via the coding sequence ATGGCCTCCCCTCTTCGAATTGTCATTGACACGAATGTCATTGTTGCTGCTCTCTGGTCGAAACGTGGAGCATCCAATAGATTGCTCACTTTGCTGGGAGATCAGCGGTTTGTCATCAATCTTTCTGTACCGCTTCTGATCGAATACGAGGAAGCGACAAAAAGGTTGGCATATGAGCTTGAGTTGACTTATGAGGCGATTGATGACATTCTGAACTATATCAACTCCGCGAGTGAACATCGAAGTATCTTCTATCTGTGGCGTTCATTTCTCAGGGACAAGAAAGATGAACTTGTACTCGAAGTAGCCGTTGAATCGGAAAGTCGGTACATTGTAACATACAACAAGAGGGATTTTGTCGGGGTAGAGAATTTTGGCATTCAGGTTGTCACACCCGCCGAATTCCTTCAGATTATAGGAGAAGGAACATGA